The following nucleotide sequence is from Pseudomonadota bacterium.
GGCGTTGGATCTAATTGCAGAGGTGCCCGAGATGGGGAGTGAGATCAGCGCCGCCTGGTGGTTATTTAAGTGTAGATCATTAGCTGGCGTTCTTACTGAGCAGCTAGAGGAGCAACAGCAGGATTTGCTGGCGCTGCGCGAAAGGGGTGGATTTGAGCTCGTTACCTGGCCAGGTGCTTTACGTGCTGAGTTGGAAGCGCTGCAGCCAGAGGAGAGTTAAAATTCATTACTAGAGCTGCCATCAGACAACTGTGGTAGATCGCTCTCATCTAGATTATCGAAGCGCGTATATTCACCCGAGAATGCAACCCGCACCGCTCCGGTAGGCCCGGTACGTTGCTTGGAGATAATAATCTCCGCAACGCCCTTGTCTGGTGACTCCTTATTGTAAACCTCATCACGATAGATAAACATGATCAGATCGGCATCTTGCTCGATAGCGCCTGATTCACGCAGGTCCGACATCATCGGACGCTTATCGTTTCGCGACTCTACGGATCGATTAAGTTGTGATAGTGCAACAACCGGAACGCTTAGCTCCTTCGCGAGCGCCTTTAGGGAGCGCGATATATCTGAGATCTCCTGCTCTCGCGAGTGGCTATAGGCCGGACTGCGCAGGAGCTGCAAATAGTCGACGATTATGAGTCCAAGTTTGTGATCGCGGTGTAGGCGGCGGGATTTAGCGCGCACCTCAGTAATTGTAAGGGCAGGGGTATCATCGATAAATATCTCAGCTTCAGAGATACGGCTTGCCCCGTCAACTATCCGCGCGAAATCACGCTCAGAGAGGTCTCCCGTTCGTACGTTTGAGTTGTTGATACGGGATTCGCTACATAACATACGGAGCACCAGTTGCTCCTTTGACATCTCAAGAGAGAAAAAAGCCACTGGCTTGCGTGCGTAAATACCTACGTATTGGCTCCAGCCGAGCACCAAGGCGGTTTTTCCCATAGAGGGTCGCGCAGCAACGATAATGAGATCTGCGGGCTGAAAGCCGGCGGTTAGTTTGTCGAGCTTATCTAGCCCACTTGGTACGCCGGTAACCGGCTCCTTCTGATCATAGAGCTTTTCTACGAGTCGGATTGAGTCCTGAACTACATCGCTAACGCGGTGAAAGGAGGAGTTGATACGAAAGTCAGAAACCCCCAGGATGCGCTGCTCAGTTCCATCGAGGAACTCCTCAAGATCGCCCTCGAGCTCAAAAGCGGATCTAATGATGTCGTTTGACTCGTGGATTAAGCGACGGCGAATAGACATCTCTTTAATCATGCGGGCGTAGTACCCGACGTTGGCCGCATTAGGAACTGAGGAGACTAGGTACGAGAGAACCTGCGCGCCGCCAATATTTTCAAGTTGCCCCATGCTGCGGAGCTGCTGCCCCAATGTTACGATATCGATCGGCTCACGCTTGTCGGAAAGGTTTGCCATCGCTTCAAAGATCGTCTGATGTCCGGCCTTATAGAAATCCTCGGCGCGGATCTTTTCAAGGCAGATATTGATCGCCTGATTATCGAGCAGAATGCTGCCAAGAACTGACTCCTCTGCTTCGAGAGATTGGGGAGGAACGCGACCTGCAGGAGTTGCGCGTGAAGGGTCTGTTCTCTGCTTTTCACCGTAACGGCGGGCGGATTCCATATGGTTATTTTCGTTAAAATTATCAGTTTATAGTCGCGTGCACCGCCGCGCTAAAGTAGCGTATCTGCTATCTGAAAGGCCAGGTCTCAGGGGAGAAAGTAAGGGAGTATTCACTACTGGATTCAGTAGGTCAACGGGAAACTGAACGTAACTGGTCACCGTAGTTTAATGTCGCGATTCAAGCTACTCAGATTACGGCGAAGTTTCATAGGTAATTCGATTGGTCGTCCCCTGATCGGGGACGACAGATTTTGTGACCAGTTAATGTTTTCACCCCCGATTTGCGGAGCAAATCGGCCCCTTAGGGGCTAATGACTGGTGGGGAGATTAGAGATAAACTTGTACATCTTTGAGCTCTGAATATGACCCAAGTGGTTAGGGGCCGATTCAGCCAACTCGAATAAATGCTTGAATATATCCTTAAAGAAGGTAGCTTTTTTACCCAGGTGCTGCAGGGCAGCACTTTCAAGGTTAAGCTTTATCTGATGCACCTTACGGTAGTCATCACTATAGGCTGCGTTAATAACGATCTTGGAGGCACCCCTTTCGGTCATCGTAATATCGATTGAGGAGCCATCTGGGCCGATACCATCAATCGTTGCTAGGCAGGTATCGGTAAGTTCGATCCAATTAAGCCTTATGTCGCTTGCGTCGTTGCCCGTTGTTTTGACCCAGATCTTAGCCAGCTTAGCCGCCATTTCATAGGCACGGTTAGCAGCACTATTGTTGCTTGGAGGTAGTTGGGTGCCGAATTGATTTAGTGGAGATACGCAAGTGTTAGTATCAATATCTTGATGAACCAAATCATCAATTAACTGCTGCATTCCAACTCGCAAAGGGGCGGGACTCTCCGACATCTTCTTTGCGATATTGCGAATTACCTCGCGGTAACCACCGGAGTTATTGCAGGTTTCTGCCGATAATTTAGCCCTTAATTGGCCCCCGAAAATGTTTCTAGCTGTAATATATAGAGAGTCGTTGGGGTGTATGCCAAAACAGATACGGCTAAAGTTTGTACTGCCGCCCTTTGCTTCAGGTCTGGAGTCTGGATATCGAAGCTCTACTAGCTGAATGCCGCGCAGCAGTTCGATTCTTTGATCATGGGAGGTCGCAGAAACACTATTGAATATTATATCTGGAAAGGTCTCAGGATCCGTTTGAAGTTCGAAGGGAAGAGTATCATCTAACGAGCAGCCCGTAAGGAACGGAGATCTATTACAGCTCTCCTTAGCGTATTTGTCTAGGAATAGAAGCGCGTCCATTTTGCGATCCGTATTACCGAATGCCAGTTTAGCTACCTGCTCACGCAATAGAAACTGCACAGGATGATTGGGATCGGAGAGATCTCCTTTGGCCTGCATAGGCCACATCACTGAGGAGGAGTTCTCGGAGCCGTTGGCGTGAATGCTAATAGCAGCAGCAGAGCTTCCTACATGCAGGCGAATCTCTGCACCCGATTGCAGCTGCTCTACTAAGGTAATTTGCCCGGCATGCAGATCTCCGGACAGGATCCTCGAGTCAATAGAGCTCTCGAAGCCCTCGGCTTGATCGAGAAGCTCAGCAATAGCTTTTGTGTTAGTAGTGTGTGGGGGTGACAAGAACCTTCGCATCGAATCTAGCCCCTCCTGTTGAAACTGAAGCATAGCGTCCCAGGTAATCTGCAGAAGTTCACGGATCGCTGATTCCGAGGAGGTTGTAATTGCAATCTTGTTAGGTGCGAGCCAGATTGAGAAGGACTCGCTACTCTGAGCTTCTTTTGAGGGGCTCTCGGTCTTCACGTCAAACATAACTCTGTGGAGTTCTGGTGATAGATCGGCACGGACCGAGACAGCCTCACCGTCGATCACGCGCTTTGCTAGAAAGGATTGATCGAGGGCATAGTCAGGATTCTTTGCAAAAACTTCAAAGCTTGGGAACACGCGTTCCATTGGAGAGCCGTTGATTAGGGAATAGAGTGACTTCAGAGATTTGCGTAACTCCCAAGAGTAGTTGTTATCTACATCTAGTGAGATCTTTTTAACGATCTCTGGTAGGAGTTGGTCGGCATTTTTGCCAGCGATAGAATTAGTATTCAGCACTTCCCACAGCTCTGACGCTAGGGGGCCTTGCAGCTCAGGGGTCAGT
It contains:
- the dnaB gene encoding replicative DNA helicase; this encodes MESARRYGEKQRTDPSRATPAGRVPPQSLEAEESVLGSILLDNQAINICLEKIRAEDFYKAGHQTIFEAMANLSDKREPIDIVTLGQQLRSMGQLENIGGAQVLSYLVSSVPNAANVGYYARMIKEMSIRRRLIHESNDIIRSAFELEGDLEEFLDGTEQRILGVSDFRINSSFHRVSDVVQDSIRLVEKLYDQKEPVTGVPSGLDKLDKLTAGFQPADLIIVAARPSMGKTALVLGWSQYVGIYARKPVAFFSLEMSKEQLVLRMLCSESRINNSNVRTGDLSERDFARIVDGASRISEAEIFIDDTPALTITEVRAKSRRLHRDHKLGLIIVDYLQLLRSPAYSHSREQEISDISRSLKALAKELSVPVVALSQLNRSVESRNDKRPMMSDLRESGAIEQDADLIMFIYRDEVYNKESPDKGVAEIIISKQRTGPTGAVRVAFSGEYTRFDNLDESDLPQLSDGSSSNEF